A single window of uncultured Pseudodesulfovibrio sp. DNA harbors:
- a CDS encoding tetratricopeptide repeat protein: protein MSEYPEVLGVYSLQIDAEIGTGGTSVAHDNVTYWYARQLSEKEFEVQPLNAHHVPSGVRSTMKELDFLKQYTPEPKYYKLHTVPALDTLVRKIKMGEQAFADGNLDEAEQQFIKALMIDEKNIDANYGLGEVYSEKKEFEKLKKILNTLLGLDEAFTYEHRQKFNKFGISLRKNGHYDESIRYYEKSLEIVESDENVYFNLARVFFEKGLNDRCITSLEQALAINPDFVEAQKFLNYCKKQKKKE, encoded by the coding sequence TTGAGCGAATATCCAGAAGTACTCGGCGTCTATTCTCTTCAAATTGACGCAGAAATAGGCACCGGCGGAACCAGCGTGGCGCACGATAACGTCACCTACTGGTACGCCCGTCAACTTTCCGAAAAAGAATTTGAAGTGCAGCCTCTCAACGCACATCACGTACCATCCGGCGTACGCAGCACCATGAAAGAACTGGACTTTCTCAAACAATATACTCCCGAACCCAAGTATTACAAACTCCATACAGTCCCAGCCCTCGACACTCTTGTCAGAAAAATAAAAATGGGTGAACAGGCGTTTGCCGACGGCAATCTGGACGAAGCAGAACAGCAGTTTATCAAAGCCCTCATGATCGATGAAAAGAACATCGATGCCAACTACGGGTTAGGGGAAGTTTATTCTGAAAAAAAAGAATTTGAAAAACTGAAGAAGATACTCAATACCCTACTGGGACTGGACGAGGCGTTCACTTACGAGCATCGGCAAAAATTCAATAAGTTTGGTATTTCACTTCGTAAAAACGGCCATTACGACGAATCAATCCGCTACTACGAAAAATCTCTGGAGATCGTCGAAAGTGACGAGAACGTCTATTTCAACCTTGCTCGTGTCTTCTTTGAGAAAGGACTCAATGACCGCTGCATTACCAGTCTTGAACAGGCTTTGGCTATAAATCCTGATTTCGTTGAAGCACAAAAATTTCTCAATTACTGTAAGAAACAGAAAAAAAAGGAATAG
- a CDS encoding carbohydrate ABC transporter permease, whose translation MSTKKITPGSILLYGTLTVLALFFLMPAYMAAVTALKMPADISLPSAWELPSTFNWGSFSEAIDLLKPNFVNSMILTICATIGSTVLGSLNGYVFSKWKFKGSEIVFTLFLFGMFIPYQVILIPLFQTLRAMNLYGGLPGLILAHIVYGLPITSLIFRNFYSQIPTALIESGRLDGAGFFSIYLRIVFPLSIPGFVVTSLWQFTQIWNEFLWGICLTRHADNPITVGLANLAGGQAVSWNLPMAGSIMAAVPVLCIYIFLGRYFIRGLLAGSVKE comes from the coding sequence ATGTCCACCAAGAAGATTACACCGGGTTCCATTTTGCTGTACGGGACGTTGACCGTTCTGGCTCTGTTCTTTTTGATGCCCGCGTATATGGCGGCTGTGACTGCATTGAAAATGCCTGCGGACATCAGCCTTCCCTCGGCGTGGGAGCTTCCGTCCACATTCAATTGGGGCAGCTTTTCCGAAGCGATTGACCTGCTCAAGCCGAATTTTGTGAATTCCATGATTTTGACCATCTGTGCCACCATCGGTTCCACAGTGCTCGGTTCGCTTAACGGGTATGTCTTTTCCAAATGGAAGTTCAAGGGCTCGGAAATCGTGTTTACACTGTTTCTGTTCGGTATGTTCATCCCGTATCAGGTCATTTTGATCCCGTTGTTTCAGACGCTCAGGGCCATGAACCTTTATGGCGGTCTGCCCGGTCTTATCTTGGCTCATATCGTTTACGGTTTGCCCATTACATCACTTATTTTTCGTAATTTTTATTCGCAGATTCCTACGGCTCTCATCGAGTCCGGTCGACTGGACGGAGCCGGATTCTTTTCTATTTACTTGCGTATTGTGTTTCCCTTGTCCATTCCGGGGTTCGTGGTCACATCGTTGTGGCAGTTTACTCAGATCTGGAACGAGTTTCTTTGGGGTATTTGCCTGACCAGACATGCGGATAATCCTATCACTGTTGGGCTGGCGAATCTCGCCGGGGGGCAGGCTGTCAGTTGGAACCTCCCCATGGCAGGGTCCATCATGGCTGCGGTACCCGTGTTGTGTATCTATATATTCCTTGGTCGGTACTTTATTCGCGGCCTGCTGGCCGGATCGGTCAAGGAGTAA